From one Paenibacillus terrae HPL-003 genomic stretch:
- a CDS encoding glycoside hydrolase family 32 protein, translating to MKKITPKSIWIRSIVVITGLTIFIAMGWSMYQRDASKTPIPPTTPTYRAAYHFTVPDKWKNDPQRPIYMDGKYHYYYLYNRDYPEKNGTEWRHATSTDLVHWKDEGVSIPKYTNPNGDPWSGSVVIDDNNSAGFGKGALVAIVTQPSANEGKQEQFLWYSNDNGKTFTSYGDTPVMKNPGTRDFRDPKIIRDMHSDKWIMVMAEGTKIGFYESDNLKKWRYMSGFSTGNIGLVECPDLYRMRADDGTYKWILGASANGKSTGEPNTYAYWTGNFDGNHFSPDHSKPEWLDYGFDWYGAVTFEEGKGSDKYSHRYALAWMNNWDYANNTPTLKEGFNGMDSVVRQIRLKHVDGLGYRLVSQPVEALKQLPASTKSFEQIKVNGTHTLPVKAEAYQLEADISWSTIKNAGLRLRESKDGKRHVDVGVSLEGQYSYVNRGYTGQPDQRGAYVESKAPFDVNHKNVHLKILVDKTSIEVFVDDGAVVHSSLIFPRSDDQGITLFADGSTAIFKNVVISNFMIK from the coding sequence ATGAAAAAAATAACTCCCAAGAGCATTTGGATACGATCCATTGTAGTCATCACAGGCTTAACTATCTTCATAGCTATGGGTTGGAGTATGTATCAACGGGATGCGAGCAAAACTCCAATACCTCCTACAACACCGACCTATCGGGCGGCCTATCATTTTACCGTTCCGGATAAGTGGAAAAATGATCCGCAGCGGCCCATTTATATGGATGGGAAATACCATTATTACTATTTATATAATCGAGATTATCCCGAGAAAAATGGTACAGAATGGCGGCATGCCACCTCAACTGATTTGGTTCATTGGAAGGATGAGGGCGTGTCGATTCCCAAATATACCAATCCGAATGGTGACCCGTGGTCTGGCTCGGTTGTAATTGATGATAACAACAGCGCAGGGTTTGGGAAAGGTGCTCTGGTAGCTATTGTGACGCAGCCTTCCGCAAATGAAGGGAAGCAAGAGCAATTTTTGTGGTATAGCAACGACAACGGTAAGACATTTACTTCTTATGGTGACACTCCTGTGATGAAGAATCCGGGTACCCGGGATTTCAGAGACCCGAAAATCATACGGGATATGCACAGCGATAAATGGATCATGGTCATGGCGGAAGGTACGAAGATTGGTTTTTATGAGTCTGACAACTTAAAGAAATGGCGTTATATGAGTGGCTTTAGCACCGGAAATATCGGACTTGTGGAGTGTCCCGACCTCTACCGAATGCGAGCGGACGATGGAACCTATAAGTGGATTCTCGGCGCAAGCGCAAACGGGAAATCAACAGGTGAGCCTAACACATATGCCTACTGGACGGGAAATTTCGATGGTAACCATTTTTCCCCGGACCATAGTAAGCCTGAGTGGCTGGATTACGGCTTTGATTGGTATGGGGCGGTGACTTTCGAGGAAGGAAAAGGCAGCGATAAATACAGCCACCGTTATGCACTGGCCTGGATGAACAATTGGGATTATGCCAACAACACGCCTACTCTAAAAGAAGGCTTTAATGGGATGGACTCCGTTGTTCGTCAAATTCGACTGAAGCATGTAGATGGGCTTGGGTATCGCTTGGTTTCACAACCGGTCGAAGCTTTGAAGCAATTACCAGCTTCAACGAAGTCATTTGAACAGATCAAGGTTAATGGTACGCACACGCTTCCGGTGAAGGCAGAAGCTTATCAGCTAGAGGCTGATATTTCATGGTCAACGATTAAAAATGCAGGCTTGAGACTACGAGAATCCAAGGATGGCAAGCGTCATGTAGATGTCGGCGTTTCTTTGGAAGGCCAATACTCTTATGTCAATAGAGGGTATACCGGACAGCCGGATCAGCGTGGAGCCTATGTGGAGAGCAAGGCGCCCTTTGATGTAAACCACAAAAACGTTCACCTGAAAATTCTAGTCGATAAGACCAGTATCGAAGTTTTTGTAGATGATGGAGCGGTGGTGCACTCCAGTTTAATCTTCCCGCGTTCGGATGATCAGGGAATTACCCTTTTTGCAGATGGCAGTACAGCTATTTTTAAAAATGTGGTTATCAGCAATTTTATGATTAAGTGA
- a CDS encoding MDR family MFS transporter, whose product MKRGLVLTGVLLATFLAAIEGTVIGPAGPTIVSELGSVNLLSWIFTAYLLTMAVTTPIFGKLSDLFGRKPIFLIGCSLFVLGSLLCMLAGSMEQLILYRAIQGIGAGGVIPVTFTIIGDIYKMEERGKVQGMISSVWGISSLIGPLLGGYVVTYFGWEWIFGFNVPFGLLAMFFIARYLREQVAKRTARIDVPGAVTFTIGMTSLLLVLALGGQYIGWVSPELLALAAVAILFLALFLVIEKRAQEPMVPLKLFRIRDIAFSCAAALLVSSLLIGLTSYLPLWIQGVHGGDAASSGLALAPMSVGWLFGSMIGGRILLTLGSRRTSLVGLTLIVLGAFVMTLMGQTAPIWLLFLSTLLYGLGFGFSMTVFTIIAQSSVGFQLRGASTALNTFLRTLGQTIGVAAFGSWLNYRIAAQTADGQLTQQGVTQEDINGLLAPHASQSMSDKTAGLLRFVLENSLHSLFIIMVVIAVISWFVVLGLRNRPPGTEEGAEQRIKSPQREHA is encoded by the coding sequence ATGAAGCGCGGACTCGTGCTGACTGGTGTCCTGTTGGCCACCTTTCTGGCCGCGATTGAGGGAACCGTCATCGGTCCTGCCGGACCGACTATTGTTAGTGAACTGGGCAGTGTGAATTTGCTCAGCTGGATTTTTACGGCCTATTTGCTGACGATGGCTGTAACCACACCTATTTTCGGCAAGCTTAGCGATTTATTTGGCCGCAAACCGATTTTTCTGATCGGCTGTTCATTGTTTGTACTCGGTTCTTTGCTTTGTATGCTGGCTGGTAGTATGGAGCAGCTTATTTTGTACCGGGCTATTCAAGGGATTGGAGCGGGCGGCGTGATTCCCGTTACCTTTACCATTATCGGAGATATATACAAAATGGAGGAACGCGGCAAAGTTCAGGGAATGATCAGCTCGGTATGGGGGATTTCTTCCCTGATTGGGCCTTTGCTGGGCGGTTACGTGGTCACTTATTTTGGCTGGGAATGGATTTTTGGCTTTAATGTCCCTTTTGGACTACTGGCTATGTTCTTCATCGCTCGTTACCTGCGTGAGCAGGTAGCCAAGCGTACCGCACGCATCGACGTGCCGGGAGCCGTTACCTTTACTATCGGAATGACGTCCCTGTTGCTCGTATTGGCGCTGGGCGGACAGTATATCGGCTGGGTTTCTCCTGAATTGCTGGCCTTGGCTGCCGTTGCTATTTTATTCCTGGCTCTGTTTTTGGTGATTGAAAAGCGCGCTCAGGAACCGATGGTGCCGCTCAAGCTGTTTCGGATAAGGGATATCGCTTTTTCCTGTGCCGCAGCACTGCTGGTCAGTTCTCTGCTGATCGGCCTGACCAGCTACCTGCCGCTTTGGATTCAAGGCGTACACGGCGGAGATGCCGCTTCATCCGGTCTGGCGCTGGCTCCAATGTCGGTAGGCTGGCTGTTCGGCTCCATGATTGGGGGACGCATTTTGCTGACTTTAGGTTCGCGTCGAACCTCATTAGTCGGACTGACCCTGATTGTATTGGGGGCCTTCGTGATGACCTTGATGGGCCAAACGGCGCCGATCTGGCTGCTGTTCCTGTCCACATTATTGTATGGATTGGGCTTTGGCTTCTCCATGACTGTGTTTACGATTATTGCCCAGTCTTCGGTCGGGTTCCAACTGCGTGGTGCATCTACAGCATTGAATACGTTCCTGCGCACACTGGGGCAAACCATTGGTGTTGCAGCCTTCGGTTCATGGCTTAATTATCGCATTGCTGCCCAGACAGCAGACGGACAGCTTACACAGCAAGGGGTTACGCAGGAGGATATTAACGGTCTGCTTGCACCTCATGCCTCACAAAGTATGAGTGACAAGACTGCTGGCTTGCTCCGCTTTGTACTGGAAAACAGTCTGCATTCCCTGTTCATCATCATGGTCGTTATTGCGGTGATTAGCTGGTTTGTCGTGCTTGGGCTACGAAACCGCCCACCGGGTACGGAAGAAGGAGCAGAGCAACGCATAAAGTCACCACAGAGAGAACACGCGTAA
- a CDS encoding GNAT family N-acetyltransferase — protein MCAYACKGHIPPLESPRLRLRKMETGDAATMFACWSDPEVHRYMNLTGMSGREDAEDMIELLNELAKTEDALRWGIELKENGKLIGSCGFNYWQTKGAYKAEIGYELAKSYWRKGYMSEALRLILSFGYGTIRLNRMEALVDPRNTGSQALLSSMGWTQEGLLRQVQHTSTGFKDMLMYSLLHEEWLRLEAKRNAVSV, from the coding sequence ATGTGTGCATATGCATGTAAGGGGCATATACCACCGCTGGAAAGCCCGCGTCTTCGGCTGCGAAAGATGGAAACCGGGGATGCGGCTACGATGTTTGCCTGCTGGTCTGACCCGGAGGTTCACCGTTATATGAACCTTACGGGGATGTCTGGGCGTGAGGATGCGGAGGATATGATCGAGCTGCTGAACGAGCTGGCAAAGACGGAGGATGCGCTGCGCTGGGGTATAGAGCTGAAGGAGAACGGGAAGCTGATCGGTAGCTGTGGCTTTAATTATTGGCAGACCAAGGGAGCTTATAAAGCTGAAATCGGCTACGAGCTGGCTAAGTCCTATTGGAGAAAGGGCTATATGTCGGAGGCGCTACGGCTGATCCTGTCTTTCGGGTATGGCACGATTCGGCTGAATCGGATGGAAGCGCTGGTGGACCCGCGAAATACGGGATCGCAAGCTCTGTTGTCCTCTATGGGCTGGACGCAGGAAGGGCTGCTACGGCAAGTGCAGCATACGTCTACAGGCTTTAAGGATATGCTGATGTACTCCTTGCTGCATGAAGAATGGCTCAGACTGGAGGCGAAGCGAAATGCTGTTTCAGTATAA
- a CDS encoding glycoside hydrolase family 68 protein, which yields MEINKFFRKATTLTVATTLLLGGGIQAFAEKTDESDLKSDNAFTQITRHDMLNIFKQQGKEKFEVPSFDASTIKNIPSAKGRDSSGKLIDFDVWDSWPLQNADGTVANYKGYNIVFGLAGDPKKAEDTFIYLFYQKAGNTSLSGWKNAGRVFKDNDKLLVNDPILKNQSEEWSGSATLTSDGQVRLFYTSRQPFEPSNQLYGKQTLTTAQINLSQPDDETLKVDGIDDLKPIYDGGDGKTYQNVQQSVGVDMDNHTFRDPHYVEDQGHKYIIFEANTGTETGYQGEDSLQNSAYYGGNNEFFTEELRNLLQSPKKKGAELANGALGIVELNNDYTLKKVMPPLIASNLVTDEIERANVFKMNGLWYLFTSTRGSKVTVDAIGDDDIYMLGYASTSLTGPYKPLNGTGLVLHQDLDRDDITWTYAHFAIPQGKGNNVVVSSYMTNRGLFPDHKSTFAPSFLLNIKGSKTSVVKNGILEQGQITIDPTDDKKEPPYEYGKK from the coding sequence TTGGAAATCAACAAATTTTTCAGAAAAGCGACCACATTAACTGTAGCAACCACATTGCTATTGGGAGGGGGCATTCAGGCTTTTGCTGAAAAAACGGATGAATCTGATCTCAAATCAGACAATGCATTTACCCAAATTACACGCCATGACATGTTGAATATTTTCAAACAGCAAGGCAAAGAGAAATTTGAGGTTCCGTCCTTTGATGCATCTACAATTAAGAATATACCTTCTGCAAAAGGCCGCGACAGCTCAGGCAAGCTGATTGATTTCGATGTCTGGGACTCTTGGCCGTTACAAAATGCCGATGGCACAGTAGCCAATTACAAAGGGTATAATATCGTTTTTGGATTGGCAGGCGACCCTAAAAAGGCAGAGGATACATTTATATATCTGTTCTATCAAAAAGCAGGTAATACTTCACTGAGCGGCTGGAAAAATGCTGGCAGAGTATTTAAAGACAATGATAAATTGCTTGTAAACGATCCGATTTTGAAAAATCAGTCAGAAGAATGGTCCGGTTCTGCTACCTTAACCTCTGATGGACAAGTACGTTTATTTTATACCAGCAGACAGCCCTTTGAGCCGAGTAACCAACTATACGGTAAACAAACCTTGACTACGGCTCAAATTAATCTCTCTCAACCTGATGATGAAACACTTAAAGTGGATGGCATCGATGATCTTAAACCGATTTATGACGGTGGAGACGGGAAAACCTATCAAAATGTTCAGCAAAGCGTCGGTGTAGATATGGATAACCATACGTTTAGGGACCCTCACTATGTCGAGGATCAAGGCCACAAATATATTATATTTGAAGCGAACACAGGGACAGAAACAGGCTATCAGGGCGAAGATTCGCTTCAAAACTCAGCTTATTATGGTGGCAATAACGAATTCTTCACGGAAGAGCTCCGTAATCTGTTGCAAAGTCCCAAGAAAAAGGGAGCTGAATTGGCCAACGGCGCACTGGGCATCGTTGAATTGAATAACGATTATACTTTGAAAAAAGTAATGCCCCCTTTGATTGCCTCCAATCTGGTAACGGATGAAATTGAACGGGCGAATGTGTTCAAGATGAATGGTTTGTGGTACTTATTTACGAGCACGAGAGGCTCCAAGGTGACTGTTGATGCAATCGGTGACGATGATATTTACATGCTGGGTTATGCTTCTACTTCCTTGACTGGGCCTTACAAACCGTTGAATGGAACCGGTCTCGTTCTTCATCAGGATCTGGATCGTGATGATATTACATGGACGTATGCCCATTTTGCTATCCCGCAAGGCAAAGGCAATAACGTAGTCGTTTCGAGCTATATGACCAATCGAGGGCTTTTCCCGGATCACAAATCCACTTTCGCGCCAAGCTTCCTGCTGAATATTAAAGGCTCGAAAACCTCTGTCGTGAAAAACGGTATTCTGGAGCAAGGGCAAATCACGATTGATCCAACGGATGACAAAAAAGAACCTCCATATGAGTATGGAAAGAAATAA
- a CDS encoding ABC transporter ATP-binding protein, with the protein MDERIEDRPEYKIAVSMKDFGYWYDEQKEPALQGLTLDIAVGEHVAIVGASGSGKSTLCQLLHGGLSRSGEGKRTGGLTVYGMDPDTADLAAVASTVGVVLQDPDAQLVQGIVEDEIAFGPENLRVPPAEIAQRLTAALEAVGLAPERGSFVRRLSGGQRQRTAIAAVLALEAPLVVFDDAAAQLDPSAGRDFALLCRRLHAAGRTVVTVSGRMDDAARAAQRVIVLEGGAVQLQGPPEKLLREHGAQLAALGLLPSPAGRGGVPQGPGAKPGLPLLEVKGLAFTYPGSGRAALAGVSLALAPGERAVLLGENGSGKTTLGKLLMGLLPAPKGCMWWEGQDMAKLPIHQLAAGIGYVFQQPEHQFAAATVWDECLYSVRVKLGLRAGEPIPAAYEERAQRLLTAARLDHRLDSSPYLLSGGEKRILSVAAQFILSKKLYILDEPTAGTDYEGANILLRMCAEQANQGAAFLVITHDMQFAESFSNHILCMEKGKIKEAESARIYHTITVDKM; encoded by the coding sequence ATGGATGAGAGAATTGAGGATAGACCTGAATATAAAATAGCTGTTTCCATGAAGGATTTTGGCTATTGGTATGATGAACAAAAGGAGCCAGCGTTACAGGGCTTGACGCTGGACATTGCGGTGGGTGAGCATGTTGCGATTGTCGGGGCCAGCGGAAGTGGAAAGTCTACGCTGTGCCAGCTTCTCCATGGAGGATTGTCCCGTTCGGGTGAAGGTAAACGGACTGGAGGGCTAACCGTATACGGGATGGACCCGGACACGGCGGACCTGGCGGCTGTCGCCTCTACCGTCGGCGTCGTGCTTCAGGACCCGGATGCCCAACTGGTGCAGGGAATCGTCGAAGACGAGATTGCCTTCGGGCCGGAGAACCTGCGCGTGCCTCCGGCGGAAATAGCGCAGCGTCTGACGGCTGCGCTGGAGGCCGTCGGCCTGGCCCCCGAGCGAGGCTCCTTCGTGCGTCGCCTCTCGGGTGGCCAGCGCCAACGCACCGCTATCGCTGCGGTGCTGGCGCTGGAAGCGCCGCTCGTCGTGTTCGACGACGCAGCGGCGCAACTGGACCCGTCGGCTGGACGCGACTTCGCCTTGCTATGCCGGCGGCTCCATGCCGCAGGCCGGACAGTGGTCACCGTGTCCGGCCGCATGGACGATGCCGCGCGAGCAGCGCAGCGCGTCATCGTGCTGGAGGGCGGGGCTGTGCAACTGCAAGGCCCGCCCGAAAAGCTGCTGCGCGAGCATGGCGCGCAGCTGGCCGCCTTGGGGCTGCTGCCCTCTCCCGCAGGGAGGGGAGGCGTGCCCCAAGGGCCGGGGGCGAAGCCCGGCCTGCCGTTGTTGGAGGTGAAGGGGCTGGCCTTCACCTATCCCGGCAGTGGCCGGGCAGCGCTGGCAGGCGTGAGCCTTGCCCTTGCGCCCGGCGAACGAGCCGTGCTGCTGGGCGAGAACGGCTCCGGCAAAACAACGCTCGGCAAGCTGCTGATGGGCCTCCTGCCTGCACCCAAGGGGTGCATGTGGTGGGAGGGCCAGGATATGGCGAAGCTGCCGATCCACCAACTGGCCGCCGGGATCGGTTATGTATTCCAGCAGCCGGAGCATCAGTTTGCGGCGGCAACGGTGTGGGACGAATGCTTGTACAGCGTCCGCGTCAAGCTTGGATTACGGGCTGGCGAGCCGATTCCTGCTGCGTATGAGGAACGGGCGCAGCGATTGCTGACAGCCGCCCGATTGGATCACAGGCTGGATTCCTCTCCGTACCTGCTGAGTGGCGGTGAAAAAAGGATCTTAAGCGTAGCTGCGCAGTTCATCCTGTCCAAAAAGCTTTACATTTTGGATGAGCCTACGGCCGGAACGGATTATGAAGGAGCGAATATCCTGCTTCGCATGTGCGCTGAACAAGCGAACCAGGGAGCAGCCTTCCTGGTCATCACCCACGATATGCAGTTCGCTGAAAGCTTTTCCAACCATATTCTGTGCATGGAAAAGGGGAAGATCAAGGAAGCGGAGAGTGCCCGGATTTATCATACGATCACAGTTGACAAAATGTAA
- a CDS encoding GAF domain-containing protein has product MFQAIPYEGTRHEQFESVLGQLRALIHDEPNTIANLANASALLGHFLPDINWSGFYLYDGTELVLGPFQGQPACIRIPLGRGVCGTAAVERRTLVVEDVHAFPGHIACDAASNSEIVIPLIKNGELLGVLDIDSPLKARFDHEDRVFLEEFTAILVSSL; this is encoded by the coding sequence ATGTTTCAGGCTATCCCTTACGAAGGCACACGTCACGAACAATTTGAATCAGTTCTCGGGCAACTCCGGGCACTCATTCATGATGAACCCAATACCATTGCAAACCTGGCGAACGCTTCTGCGTTGCTTGGTCATTTTCTGCCGGATATTAACTGGAGCGGCTTCTATCTCTATGATGGAACCGAGCTTGTACTCGGTCCATTTCAGGGCCAGCCCGCGTGTATAAGGATTCCGCTGGGACGAGGTGTATGCGGTACAGCCGCAGTAGAGCGACGGACCCTTGTCGTAGAAGATGTCCATGCGTTCCCGGGCCATATCGCCTGTGATGCGGCTTCCAACAGCGAAATCGTCATCCCCCTCATCAAGAACGGGGAACTGCTGGGAGTGCTGGACATTGACAGCCCGCTAAAAGCCCGCTTTGACCACGAAGATCGTGTATTCCTAGAGGAATTTACGGCTATTCTGGTGTCCAGCCTGTAA
- a CDS encoding ECF transporter S component gives MKESRMFARFTTLDIVLMAMLATLNGVMTVYLSMINKTLNSLGGPIATSAIVGLYMIYGLLAYYIIRKPGTAVIAYSFGAVVQSFMGSVYGIASIIAAAVCYMVVAELVFALLRYRRWNAVSLMLAGGAMVPLWFIVAANMFGYMHWGWKVLTITLVVRILSGIVLCGLLTKVLGDALNRTGLLKRFELGRASRA, from the coding sequence ATGAAGGAATCTCGTATGTTTGCAAGGTTTACGACGCTGGATATTGTACTGATGGCGATGCTGGCAACGTTGAATGGAGTCATGACTGTTTATTTGTCGATGATTAACAAAACATTAAACAGTCTGGGGGGGCCCATCGCCACTTCCGCCATTGTCGGGCTGTACATGATATATGGTTTGCTGGCCTATTATATTATTCGTAAGCCGGGTACGGCGGTCATTGCTTATTCATTCGGTGCAGTGGTGCAGTCCTTTATGGGCTCAGTCTACGGAATTGCTTCCATTATTGCGGCTGCGGTCTGCTATATGGTTGTGGCTGAACTGGTATTTGCTTTACTGCGCTATCGACGCTGGAATGCCGTTTCGTTGATGCTGGCAGGCGGGGCTATGGTTCCGCTGTGGTTTATCGTGGCAGCCAATATGTTCGGCTATATGCATTGGGGCTGGAAGGTACTGACGATTACACTGGTCGTGCGCATCCTGAGCGGCATTGTACTGTGTGGTCTGCTGACCAAGGTATTGGGCGATGCGTTGAATCGAACAGGACTGTTAAAACGATTTGAGTTGGGACGCGCATCACGTGCGTAA
- a CDS encoding MarR family winged helix-turn-helix transcriptional regulator: MIDYRTLVTQQSMHLYSVFGKSFKSVNEHAVAGIKTVGFNPTAFAVMEVLYHKGAQPIQQIGAKLLLQSGNVTYVIDKLESRGYLHRHPCDQDRRIIYAELTDEGQRVMDEIYPDYTRQIERAFSGISETERDQLIGLLKKLGRSADNLSPYHK; the protein is encoded by the coding sequence ATGATAGATTACCGAACACTCGTGACACAGCAATCCATGCATTTGTATAGCGTGTTTGGCAAGTCATTCAAAAGTGTAAATGAGCATGCGGTTGCTGGCATCAAAACGGTGGGCTTCAACCCAACGGCCTTCGCCGTGATGGAAGTTTTGTATCACAAGGGCGCGCAGCCGATCCAGCAAATTGGAGCAAAGCTGTTACTGCAAAGCGGAAATGTCACCTATGTTATCGACAAGCTGGAGAGCCGCGGTTATTTGCACCGTCACCCGTGCGACCAGGATCGCCGGATTATATATGCAGAATTAACGGACGAAGGACAACGCGTCATGGACGAAATTTACCCTGACTATACACGTCAGATTGAACGTGCTTTTAGTGGAATTAGCGAAACCGAAAGAGATCAGCTTATCGGTTTACTCAAAAAGCTGGGCCGTAGCGCTGACAACCTGTCACCCTATCACAAATAG
- a CDS encoding MerR family transcriptional regulator, with amino-acid sequence MYSIREVQIKSGLPASTLRYYEKEGILPEVGRDEGGRRVYTEKQMDWLRFVMAMKDTGMTIEEIKTYLELNAKGEATIHERRDLLVAHKKKVEEHMAQTQSNLEKIIQKIAYYDHVVMGKSFS; translated from the coding sequence ATGTACTCCATCAGAGAAGTTCAAATCAAGAGCGGACTGCCCGCATCTACACTTCGTTATTATGAAAAAGAGGGGATATTACCTGAAGTGGGGCGAGATGAGGGTGGAAGAAGAGTATATACGGAAAAACAAATGGACTGGTTAAGGTTTGTTATGGCTATGAAAGATACAGGGATGACGATTGAAGAGATTAAGACATACCTTGAGCTTAATGCAAAAGGCGAAGCCACCATACATGAAAGAAGAGATCTCCTCGTAGCTCATAAGAAAAAGGTAGAAGAGCATATGGCGCAAACTCAGAGCAATTTGGAGAAAATCATTCAGAAGATCGCTTATTATGATCATGTGGTTATGGGAAAAAGCTTCTCTTAA
- a CDS encoding energy-coupling factor transporter transmembrane component T family protein — MLFQYNGGSSPLHRLGPLSKLILVGCFSLLSMAWDSTLHEAALLVVLIAAAWFGAGLTLARQLRAMSFLIGLGIPYFILSILAIREGHIVAAWGPIWITAEGLDIAGALTLRIFVLFLASYIYLSTTDPRDFVQALNLRLRVPYRFAFGISVALTFLPLLEEEGRTIMAARRVRGQEPPRGLRNQLTWWGGYVAAVLVNAVRRVQQTALAMEGKGFGAYADRTYLRMLDRRRSGYVCAVVAVLGTAVLWWSL, encoded by the coding sequence ATGCTGTTTCAGTATAACGGAGGGTCGTCGCCGCTGCACAGGCTGGGGCCATTAAGTAAGTTGATCCTGGTGGGATGCTTTAGCCTGCTGTCGATGGCCTGGGATTCAACACTGCATGAAGCTGCGCTGCTGGTTGTACTGATTGCTGCGGCTTGGTTTGGGGCAGGCTTAACCTTGGCACGCCAGCTTCGGGCTATGTCATTTCTGATCGGTCTGGGCATTCCGTATTTTATATTGTCTATTCTGGCGATTCGGGAAGGACATATAGTGGCCGCCTGGGGACCCATTTGGATTACAGCGGAAGGGCTGGATATCGCAGGGGCATTGACGCTGCGCATTTTTGTGCTGTTTTTGGCCTCGTATATTTATCTGTCGACAACCGATCCCAGAGATTTTGTACAGGCTTTGAATTTGCGTTTGCGTGTTCCTTATCGGTTTGCGTTCGGTATTTCGGTGGCGCTAACGTTTCTTCCCTTATTGGAAGAGGAAGGACGTACCATAATGGCGGCACGGCGTGTACGTGGACAGGAACCGCCGCGAGGGCTGCGGAACCAGCTAACATGGTGGGGCGGATATGTGGCTGCTGTGCTGGTGAATGCCGTGAGGCGGGTTCAGCAGACGGCGCTGGCGATGGAGGGCAAAGGCTTTGGAGCATATGCAGACCGGACTTATCTTCGCATGCTGGATCGTCGTCGTTCCGGCTATGTATGTGCTGTGGTTGCTGTATTAGGTACTGCTGTTTTATGGTGGAGCTTATAA